A stretch of DNA from Oryza brachyantha chromosome 4, ObraRS2, whole genome shotgun sequence:
GCAAATTAGGAACGGAAATACACATGTGCAACGAAACAAGGCCTCATTTTTGTGAAACAATAATAACCGTTAATCCCTTTCCACATTTACTCTGACACAGTACTGTGTGAGAATGAGTGAATGGAAACGTGGAACAGAGCATCCCCGAACGGTGGTAAATGCTCAAAGTGAACCTCTGACACGCATATACATGCAGCTAGTAGCTAGCAACAGCGACGCGATCGAACCTTCCTCTGGGTAAAGTGGCATATATGTGATGCAAGTGGCGGCTAATAATCCAACGGCCCCTCCCATCGCATGCACGCCCCTGTGTTTATATACTACaggcgcccgcgcgcgcccccagGACCAAGGGCGAAGCCGCGCGTTCGATCATCGAAATCGAcccgtcgcgcgcgcgcgacgcggGAGGGAGAGCGACGGCCGGCACACGagccccccaaaaaaaaacgttGCTTGCTGCAGCGTGCGGTGCTACGTGCGCGTCTCCCTCTGTCACCGACGCCGCCCCGGTGACCGGGGATGGCGCCAGGCCGtgtaggcggcggcggcggttcgaTGTATGTCTCGCGGTGCCTCACTCTCTTCTGCTTGCTGGCGGGCGCCTGCATTGCGCTTGCTCCCGGGGCGCGTGCCAACCGGCACCACCGGCGGGACCTCGACATCaacctcggcggcggcagcgggggcATCAGCATCGGCataggaggtggtggtggtggcggctcgtcgccgtcgtcgtcgtccgagCCGCGGCCGtgcgacttcgagaacgagaGGCTGTACAGGGCGTACAAGGTGATTCAGAAGTTCAGGAGGACGGTGACGTGTGACCCGCAGAACATCATCCAGTCCTGGAGCGGCACCGACCTGTGCGGCAGCTACAAGGGCTTCTTCTGCGAGCGGCCGCCCAATGTCAGCGACCGGACCATCGCCTCCGTCGACTTCAACGGCTACAACCTGCAGTCGTCGTCGATCAAGGACTTCGTGGACGCCCTCCCGGACCTGGCGCTGTTCCACGCCAACAGCAACAACTTCGGCGGCGCCGTGCCGGACCTCAGCGGGCTGCAGTACTTCTACGAGCTCGACCTGAGCAACAACAAGCTCGCCCCCAACCCGTTCCCGACGGACGTGCTCAAGCTGCGGAACGCCACCTTCGTCGACATCCGCTTCAACAGCTTCTACGGCGAGCTCCCCGGCGGCGTCTTCTGCTCGTTCCCGCAGGTGCAGGCCATCTTCGTCAACAACAACCAGTTCTCCGGCAACCTCCCGGACAACATCGGCGACTCGCCGGTGAATTACCTCTCCCTCGCCAACAACAAGTTCACGGGGGAGATCCCCAAGTCGATCACCCGCATGGCCAACACGCTCCTCGAGGTGCTCTTCCTCAACAACAAGCTCAGCGGCTGCCTCCCGTACGAGCTCGGCCTGCTCGCCAAGGCCACGGTCATCGACGCCGGCACCAACCAGCTCACCGGCCCGATCCCGGCGTCGTTCGCGTGCCTGCACAAGGTGGAGCAGCTCAACCTGGCGGACAACCTCCTCTACGGCGAGGTGCCCGACGCGCTGTGCAAGCTCGCCTTCGCGTGGACGGGGCGCCTCAAGAACCTCACCCTCTCCAACAACTACTTCACGTCGCTCGGCTCGTGCTGCTGGGACCTGATCAAGGAGGGGAAGCTCAACGTCGAGCGCAACTGCATACCGTGGGCGCCCAACCAGCGGTCGCACGAGGAGTGCGCCGCCTTCTTCCACCGGACCAAGACCTCGGCGTGCCCCGTCAACAGCTACGTGCCGTGCGGCCACCCCAAGTCCGACGGCGCCGGCAGGGAggagggcacggcggcggaggaggaggacaagTACCGGACCTACTCGGCGCTGAACCCATGaggtcgccggccggccggccggccggcgagggcACAGGCTGCAAAGGAAGGGCAAAAGCACTGTGCTTCTCGTGAACGTTACCCGATTATTGATTGATTCAGCTGTTTGGCTGGTTGTGTTGATGTGTTGCCTCCTTTCTGTACTTTTGTTCCCTTTCTCATCCACCGTTTGGTACGACAACCAACTTAACTTCGCATATATCTGCATGGACACATGCTACTGCCCGCATGTTTAGATAAGGTAATggagattttattttgatgaaCCACATAAGGTTGTAATAATTCATCAGATCATGAAagatcaactttaattttccGTGCCTTGATGTCCTCAATTTCACCGCAACTGGTAATATGTGATACTCCGTATGTTAACAGACGTAGATACTATCTGGATATCCACCGTGAAGTGATCTACCAAGAATCACATATCATGAACTCAACAAATTACCGTACTGACTCGGAgatttgcctagattcatatatatatatatatatatatagacatttctattttattataaaattcataaggTTTCCATTGTCCGTCTAACGCATATCCATGCTTCAATAAAACTCGTGCTCACCCATAATACAAGACAAGTCCGTAGCCCAATGGTGAAGTCACTTGTCTTCGTCGAGGTTTGTCATTTGTGGGTTCGATCTCCAATGATTGGCGTGGTTCCATGCAGCGATAGCTAGCCgatttacctttaattttcttaaaaatataattaacattGAAAATAGAATTGCTAGAATTTTGTTTCTACCTTTTCACTGAATAGCCAATCAAAGAGACCCGGACAGATGATAACCTTCTTTAGGTCTCTAGATTACTTTACAAGGCAAATAGCTGGGTTGGGCCTGCTCGGCCCACCCCCTAACAACAGGATAAGCCCACTGCTTTGGTAACTGAGGCCCATGTATTCCATAGGTCTCTACATCTAAATAACCGAATTTAAGTCAAGGAAGGATGGCGCAGCATAGCCTCTACTCTCGTGGTGGTGTAGTGGCGCATGTCTCCTGTACAATTTCTCCCACCACATCGGCGGCCAATGGCTCTCCTTGCACAAGGCTTCAGCGTCAAGCTCTATGTATAGAACTATATATAGAACTATACTCGAGGAATTAGATTAACATTATATGATAAAGCcaagcataaaaaatattttagaaataactAAAATTTGGATATATCAAATACAATATATGGCTAATTgaatttctaataaaaaaataataaatttgattTCTATTGAAGagttatataataataaaaatttactctaacAAGTCATCAGGCTAATTTTCTCAAATATGATGAATAGTAGAAGTATGCACGCATATAGTTCATGTCACAGTACATACATGCAAAGTGATATATGATTATTTGATAAGAAAACAACATTGCTGATAATATAGCCTCCCATGCAGTAAATATTATCCAACATACTTGCTACCAGCCAATATCAAATCTTAACGACAAAACCACATAGGGCAATACATCCAGCTTAATGGAACGGAACTCGACCTGATAAGCAAACACCGACAGGTAAAAACAACTGAAATTCAGGAGGATTGTAACATCTCAACAGTTTGGTGCAGAGTACACTTATTCTTAACGGTACCATGAAAATAGTTTGTAGCCATCTTAACAGGCTTATTTGCCATTGCTCGCTGCAGACAATTGTCATATTCAGTTCAGTCAGAAACTAGACGAACCCAGGAGGCAGAGTTGGCCCCGGCTTCGGCACCACAGGGTAATTTCCAGTGCTCGAGGTCTTCTCGCTTTTCTTAGTGGCAGTAATCTTCTTTGCCCTGGTAGACGTACTCCCACCTGATTTCAAAATATTGAGTTAAAATTCGCTAAACCACACGATAAAATCAAATGATGgcattataaattatgttaaTCAGTTTGTGTAGCAAGATTCCAAAACTGTATGTGTCAGGTACGCACCACTGCCTTCACCATTGGAATCCAGTGCCCTctgtaaagaaaaaataaaaaaaagatatataaagaTCAAGTTTCttcaattaaattataacattTATTACAACCATATAAAAACTGACCAAGCTCAAATACCTACTATACTATAAAAAGTGGCACTTTAGAATTAAGACTTACTTTTATCAAAGCGCTTGaaatattttaacaaaatacagaatatatatgat
This window harbors:
- the LOC102701816 gene encoding uncharacterized protein At4g06744-like, whose amino-acid sequence is MAPGRVGGGGGSMYVSRCLTLFCLLAGACIALAPGARANRHHRRDLDINLGGGSGGISIGIGGGGGGGSSPSSSSEPRPCDFENERLYRAYKVIQKFRRTVTCDPQNIIQSWSGTDLCGSYKGFFCERPPNVSDRTIASVDFNGYNLQSSSIKDFVDALPDLALFHANSNNFGGAVPDLSGLQYFYELDLSNNKLAPNPFPTDVLKLRNATFVDIRFNSFYGELPGGVFCSFPQVQAIFVNNNQFSGNLPDNIGDSPVNYLSLANNKFTGEIPKSITRMANTLLEVLFLNNKLSGCLPYELGLLAKATVIDAGTNQLTGPIPASFACLHKVEQLNLADNLLYGEVPDALCKLAFAWTGRLKNLTLSNNYFTSLGSCCWDLIKEGKLNVERNCIPWAPNQRSHEECAAFFHRTKTSACPVNSYVPCGHPKSDGAGREEGTAAEEEDKYRTYSALNP